A window from Thermoanaerobaculales bacterium encodes these proteins:
- a CDS encoding sulfatase-like hydrolase/transferase: protein MSRRVVTTIAALAALAAIALVVWWLGRAGGTGASAGRRIEALRSALQSANVLLITLDTTRADRIGAYGWAAAETPRLDRLAREGALFEQTITPTAFTLPAHSSILTGLYPPFHGVRLNGGAALAEVQTTLAETLAGAGYRCGAVIGAFVIDQRWGLSQGFEHYDDSFKLAPDQRLDLAGVQRPADQVVDLGLEWLDQGDGRPFFAWLHLYDPHIPYDPPEPFKTRFSGRGASGLYDGEIAFTDSEVGRVLDWLDERGIAEETVVVVVGDHGEALGDHGETEHGYYIYDATVRVPLIVRAPGSGAEGVRVSQQVRTIDVMPTVLDLVGVAPPQPLHGQSLLPLILDPEGGEPRPAYSESMAVNLQYGWSALYGLRTATHKFIDAPRAELYDHAQDADEATNLVRDEPALAERLRAQLAALRAEIEAGAPATEAADLDQETLGMLAALGYVGGDSAAPTGANLADPKDKLHLFEAVGYASQLMLEDNWAESAEVLEKVLGQDPGVGQAKHMLATCYRKTGRTAEAKSLLDEYLREHPDSTPALITMAGILSEEGKHEEVVALAKRILAVDPKNAEAYALMAAAHMDEGDHAAALPLLEKAVEIQPKLTRNRLNLAVANINLGHLSEAENQLDVIVDERPKFPLAHFHLGLVYEEGGRLPEARAAYAEEVELFPNNMPARFNLGNVLLALGDAAGAERELQTLIEKTPESAKPYLLLARVLLQQGRELAEVERLARDGLARAEADDLKVLGYYILADVYSRQGRQAELERALRQAQVHRARLERPAG from the coding sequence ATGAGTCGCCGGGTCGTCACTACGATCGCAGCCCTTGCGGCCCTCGCCGCCATCGCGCTGGTGGTGTGGTGGCTCGGCCGGGCCGGCGGCACCGGAGCGTCCGCCGGCCGCAGGATCGAGGCCCTGCGGTCGGCGTTGCAGAGCGCCAACGTCCTCCTGATCACCCTCGACACCACCCGCGCCGACCGCATCGGCGCGTACGGGTGGGCTGCCGCCGAGACCCCGCGGCTTGACCGGCTCGCCCGCGAGGGGGCGTTGTTCGAGCAGACCATCACCCCCACCGCCTTCACACTGCCCGCGCACTCCTCGATCCTGACCGGGCTCTACCCGCCGTTCCACGGCGTGCGCCTCAACGGCGGCGCCGCGCTCGCCGAGGTCCAGACCACCCTCGCCGAGACGCTCGCCGGCGCCGGCTATCGCTGCGGCGCGGTCATCGGCGCCTTCGTGATCGACCAGCGTTGGGGATTGAGCCAGGGGTTCGAGCACTATGACGACAGCTTCAAGCTGGCCCCCGACCAGCGCCTCGACCTGGCTGGCGTGCAGCGGCCAGCGGACCAAGTGGTGGACCTCGGTCTCGAGTGGCTCGACCAGGGCGACGGCCGCCCGTTTTTCGCCTGGCTCCACCTCTACGACCCGCACATCCCCTACGACCCGCCCGAGCCCTTCAAGACCCGCTTCTCGGGCCGCGGCGCGAGCGGCCTCTACGACGGCGAGATCGCCTTCACCGACTCCGAGGTCGGCCGCGTCCTCGACTGGCTCGACGAGCGAGGAATCGCCGAGGAGACGGTCGTGGTGGTGGTCGGCGATCACGGCGAGGCCCTCGGCGACCATGGAGAGACCGAGCACGGCTACTACATCTACGACGCCACGGTCCGGGTGCCGCTGATCGTCAGGGCCCCCGGGTCCGGCGCCGAAGGGGTCCGGGTGTCCCAGCAGGTGCGCACCATCGACGTCATGCCGACCGTTCTCGACCTCGTCGGCGTCGCCCCGCCGCAGCCGCTGCATGGCCAGTCGCTGCTGCCGCTGATCCTGGATCCAGAGGGTGGTGAGCCGCGGCCCGCCTACTCGGAGTCAATGGCGGTCAACCTCCAGTACGGCTGGAGCGCGCTCTACGGCCTGCGTACCGCGACCCACAAGTTCATCGACGCGCCGCGGGCCGAGCTCTATGACCACGCGCAGGACGCCGACGAGGCGACGAACCTGGTGCGGGACGAACCCGCGCTCGCGGAGCGGCTGCGGGCGCAGCTTGCGGCACTGCGCGCAGAGATCGAGGCCGGTGCGCCGGCGACCGAGGCGGCGGACCTCGACCAGGAAACGCTGGGCATGCTGGCGGCCCTCGGCTATGTCGGCGGCGACAGCGCCGCGCCGACCGGCGCCAACCTGGCCGATCCCAAGGACAAGCTCCACCTGTTCGAGGCGGTGGGGTACGCCTCGCAGCTGATGCTCGAGGACAATTGGGCGGAGAGCGCGGAGGTCCTCGAGAAAGTGCTCGGCCAGGATCCCGGGGTCGGCCAGGCCAAGCACATGCTCGCCACCTGCTACCGCAAGACCGGCCGCACCGCGGAAGCCAAGTCGCTGCTCGATGAGTACCTACGGGAGCATCCGGACAGCACGCCGGCGCTGATCACGATGGCCGGCATCCTCTCCGAGGAGGGCAAGCACGAGGAGGTGGTGGCGCTCGCCAAGCGGATCCTGGCGGTCGACCCGAAGAACGCCGAGGCCTACGCGCTGATGGCAGCGGCCCACATGGACGAAGGCGACCACGCGGCGGCGCTGCCGCTGCTCGAGAAGGCGGTCGAGATACAGCCCAAGCTGACCCGCAACCGCCTCAACCTCGCGGTTGCCAACATCAACCTCGGCCACCTCTCCGAGGCCGAGAACCAGCTCGACGTCATCGTCGACGAGCGACCGAAGTTCCCGCTCGCGCACTTCCATCTCGGGCTGGTGTACGAGGAGGGGGGGCGGCTGCCGGAGGCCCGCGCGGCCTACGCCGAGGAGGTCGAGCTGTTCCCGAACAACATGCCGGCCCGCTTCAACCTCGGCAACGTGCTCCTTGCGCTCGGCGACGCGGCGGGAGCGGAGCGGGAGCTGCAGACCTTGATCGAGAAGACGCCCGAATCGGCCAAGCCCTACCTGCTGCTCGCCCGGGTTCTGCTGCAGCAGGGGCGGGAGCTGGCCGAGGTCGAGCGGCTCGCGAGGGACGGGCTCGCGCGGGCCGAAGCCGACGACCTCAAGGTCCTCGGCTACTACATCCTGGCCGACGTCTACTCCCGCCAGGGCCGGCAGGCCGAGCTCGAGCGCGCGCTGCGACAGGCGCAGGTCCACCGCGCCCGGCTCGAGCGGCCGGCCGGTTAG
- a CDS encoding TonB-dependent receptor, which translates to MDRSMIYRPRVYLVLSAILVMIAPMAWAQSVTTGTVSGVVLLPDGTATAGATVVLEGPALVTGQRTMVSDNTGRFAFLSVPTGAYTVTTSLAGFNTNKVENVVVNAGSSIALTIDLAIAASTGEIIVTSEAPIVDTRSSTISTTFSGELLDVLPTGRESFYDLTLTAPGMASVGSDESWLPSPSAYGSAANENIFLVNGVNTTNPRGAPWGSLVQVNYDTVEQVKVLSLGSQAEYGSFSGAAVDVLTKSGSNDFHGSAAYYTQLGDAADNSTLFFGEDWLWADPEEDLTTQPDSNWEATATLGGPILKDKLWFYAGYSHRDSETDTPLWIPLAVYESDLYDLKLTGEFGGNHRAWLGLHYEDNFSGNVTWSPGWDPTMYYDSPVENTTWQFDYQWVISDTNLLGLKYLGFDTDQSPTTPSLVGHPGYINWWKWIGGRAVGTNGDFPYIEAQKSKRDTLQADFTHYAEDWAGSHEIKFGAQYTTANGDWYGGYFQNQANFAYPYGWGYTREYMNNAWWSCDYTWCIAPNDTVAFYNRVYTRHPWLNVRESDSLGFFVDDQWVVSDRVTLNLGLRYDNMTADYGEGKIYEYFDNPSDADNPVEMRSTAAYDVYDFTTWSPRIGVAWDITGDDRTVLRAHAGRYYAPLSVEALRRMGPDMGTYQQDTYYYWFPYEDVDQNGNNWIDPNEVVWATGQLYGMEPAYLQQSQTLDASWRLTVADGTSSPYTDQFNVSLQHQLGKDVAIELSYIYKLTTDFLILEPYNLETGEAFQWESRPYTTWTGYDTEVWSIVVEDFNNDGVIDGTDALYPANNDTRGWRANNLSEWNGQDVDRTYQGLQLVLNKRYSNRWQGSFAINYTDTDGFYPRVVDQNWYIDGPLTMDTPFGSSPNHFQNNLSGPALMTPEIMAKVAGSYTIPVIETDLGVRLRYDSGRAIFPIESYGPFYASWMGAYDPNAVLVGTGWHNFMVADDPEDPDWMPATMILDLSLQKRFGLGDWGGGLTIALDGLNILNEDAPNRVGFAASDYGQVGSIVMPQIFRLGVKLDF; encoded by the coding sequence ATGGACCGAAGCATGATCTACAGACCGCGTGTGTACCTCGTGTTGAGCGCGATCCTGGTGATGATTGCGCCGATGGCCTGGGCGCAGTCGGTCACGACCGGAACGGTCAGCGGCGTGGTCCTGCTGCCGGACGGCACCGCCACCGCGGGTGCGACGGTCGTGCTCGAGGGCCCGGCCCTGGTGACCGGTCAGCGGACCATGGTGTCGGACAACACCGGCAGGTTCGCCTTCCTGAGCGTGCCGACGGGCGCCTACACGGTGACCACCAGCCTGGCGGGCTTCAACACCAACAAGGTCGAGAACGTCGTGGTCAACGCCGGCTCGTCGATCGCTCTCACAATCGACCTTGCGATCGCAGCCTCGACCGGCGAGATCATCGTCACCTCCGAGGCACCGATCGTGGACACCCGGTCGTCGACCATCTCGACGACCTTCAGCGGCGAGCTGCTCGACGTCCTGCCCACGGGCCGTGAGTCGTTCTACGACCTGACCCTGACCGCCCCCGGCATGGCGTCGGTGGGCTCCGACGAGTCGTGGCTGCCCAGCCCCTCGGCCTACGGCAGCGCGGCGAACGAGAACATCTTCCTCGTCAACGGCGTCAACACCACCAACCCGCGCGGCGCCCCGTGGGGCTCGCTGGTCCAGGTGAACTACGACACCGTCGAGCAGGTCAAGGTCCTGTCGCTCGGCTCGCAGGCCGAGTACGGCTCGTTCTCCGGCGCCGCGGTCGACGTGCTGACCAAGTCCGGCAGCAACGACTTCCACGGCAGCGCCGCCTACTACACCCAGCTCGGCGACGCCGCGGACAACTCGACCCTGTTCTTCGGTGAGGACTGGCTGTGGGCCGACCCGGAGGAAGACCTGACCACCCAGCCGGACAGCAACTGGGAGGCCACCGCCACTCTCGGCGGCCCGATCCTCAAGGACAAGCTGTGGTTCTACGCCGGCTACAGCCACCGCGACTCGGAGACCGACACCCCGCTGTGGATCCCGCTCGCGGTCTACGAGTCGGACCTCTACGACCTCAAGCTGACCGGCGAGTTCGGCGGCAACCACCGCGCCTGGCTCGGCCTGCACTACGAGGACAACTTCAGCGGCAACGTCACCTGGAGCCCGGGCTGGGACCCCACCATGTACTACGACTCGCCGGTCGAGAACACGACCTGGCAGTTCGACTACCAGTGGGTGATCTCGGACACCAACCTGCTCGGCCTCAAGTACCTGGGCTTCGATACCGACCAGAGCCCCACGACCCCGTCGCTCGTCGGGCACCCGGGCTACATCAACTGGTGGAAGTGGATCGGCGGCCGCGCGGTCGGCACCAACGGTGACTTCCCCTACATCGAGGCCCAGAAGTCGAAGCGCGACACCCTGCAGGCCGACTTCACCCACTATGCCGAGGACTGGGCGGGCTCCCACGAGATCAAGTTCGGCGCCCAGTACACCACGGCCAACGGCGACTGGTATGGCGGCTACTTCCAGAACCAGGCCAACTTCGCCTACCCCTACGGCTGGGGTTACACCCGCGAGTACATGAACAACGCCTGGTGGTCCTGCGACTACACCTGGTGCATCGCGCCCAACGACACCGTGGCCTTTTACAACCGCGTGTACACCCGCCACCCGTGGCTCAACGTGCGCGAGTCGGACTCGCTCGGCTTCTTCGTCGACGACCAGTGGGTGGTCTCCGATCGCGTCACCCTCAACCTCGGGCTGCGCTACGACAACATGACGGCCGACTACGGCGAGGGCAAGATCTACGAGTACTTCGACAACCCGAGTGACGCCGACAACCCGGTCGAGATGCGCTCGACCGCGGCCTACGACGTTTACGACTTCACCACCTGGTCGCCGCGTATCGGCGTCGCCTGGGACATCACCGGCGACGACCGGACGGTGCTGCGTGCCCACGCGGGGCGCTACTACGCGCCGCTCAGCGTCGAGGCCTTGCGCCGCATGGGACCGGACATGGGCACGTACCAGCAAGACACGTACTATTACTGGTTCCCGTACGAGGACGTCGACCAGAACGGCAACAACTGGATCGACCCCAACGAGGTGGTGTGGGCGACCGGCCAGCTCTACGGCATGGAACCGGCCTACCTGCAACAGTCTCAGACTCTTGACGCCTCATGGCGGCTGACGGTGGCGGACGGCACCTCGAGCCCCTACACCGACCAGTTCAACGTCTCGCTCCAGCACCAGCTCGGCAAGGACGTGGCCATCGAGCTCAGCTACATCTACAAGCTCACCACTGACTTCCTGATCCTGGAGCCGTACAACCTGGAGACCGGCGAGGCCTTCCAGTGGGAGTCCAGGCCCTACACCACCTGGACCGGCTACGACACCGAGGTCTGGTCGATTGTCGTCGAGGACTTCAACAACGATGGGGTGATCGACGGCACCGACGCCCTGTACCCGGCAAACAACGACACGCGCGGGTGGCGGGCGAACAACCTGTCGGAGTGGAACGGTCAGGACGTCGACCGCACCTACCAGGGCCTGCAGCTGGTGCTGAACAAGCGCTACTCCAACCGCTGGCAGGGCAGCTTCGCCATCAACTACACCGACACCGATGGCTTCTACCCGAGGGTCGTCGACCAGAACTGGTACATCGACGGGCCGCTGACCATGGACACGCCGTTCGGCAGCTCGCCAAACCACTTCCAGAACAACCTCAGCGGGCCGGCCCTGATGACCCCGGAGATCATGGCCAAGGTCGCCGGCAGCTACACCATCCCGGTGATCGAGACCGACCTCGGCGTCCGGCTGCGCTACGACTCGGGCCGGGCGATCTTCCCGATCGAGAGCTACGGCCCCTTCTACGCGTCGTGGATGGGCGCCTACGACCCCAACGCGGTCCTGGTGGGGACCGGGTGGCACAACTTCATGGTCGCCGACGATCCTGAGGATCCGGACTGGATGCCGGCGACGATGATCCTCGACCTGAGCCTCCAGAAGCGCTTCGGCCTCGGTGACTGGGGCGGCGGCCTGACCATCGCCCTGGACGGCCTCAACATCCTCAACGAGGACGCCCCGAACCGGGTCGGCTTCGCGGCCTCCGACTACGGCCAGGTCGGCTCGATCGTGATGCCGCAGATCTTCCGGCTCGGCGTCAAGCTCGACTTCTAG
- a CDS encoding tetratricopeptide repeat protein → MHRQGLVLAGIGVFLFLALAAGHAEAQAARVVVTVKDAAGHPIEGVTVTVTCAARSDYRELRTTSKKGTAAVTHMDWLEAYTYLFEKEGYEAQTREVRPDYTETTKLEVVLPARVAVAAPAAEPAAPSGRGRALAAFTEGTEAHQAGDLELAERKFRQAAELSPDAAEPHIALSVVAHERGDLAGAATEAEAALRISPTNAQALFLRYDAYRLQGDAERTAAALEALRQSGTAPAAAQEVFRKGLDAHRSGDAELAVAKFRQSIELDPRLANGYVMLASIALRKGDVAQAAELVGKALEIEPGNANALKVRYDALRQAGDEAGAKQALDALIAGDPEWAATELYNHAVELYNADEMASAADAFERVIAAKPEDARAHFLLGMAKYNIGQTEDAKTHLTRFLELAPDDPDAALAREMLRYGSK, encoded by the coding sequence ATGCATCGACAGGGTCTCGTGCTGGCCGGCATCGGCGTGTTTCTCTTTCTCGCGCTGGCGGCGGGACACGCCGAGGCGCAGGCCGCGCGCGTGGTGGTCACGGTGAAGGACGCCGCCGGTCACCCGATCGAGGGCGTGACGGTGACCGTGACTTGCGCCGCCAGGTCTGACTACCGCGAGCTGAGAACCACGAGCAAGAAGGGCACCGCCGCCGTAACCCACATGGACTGGCTCGAGGCCTACACCTACCTGTTCGAGAAGGAAGGCTACGAGGCCCAGACCCGGGAGGTCCGGCCGGACTACACCGAGACCACCAAGCTGGAGGTCGTCCTGCCGGCCCGGGTGGCGGTCGCCGCCCCTGCCGCCGAGCCGGCCGCGCCGTCCGGCCGCGGCCGGGCGCTGGCCGCGTTTACCGAGGGCACCGAAGCGCACCAGGCGGGGGACCTCGAGCTGGCGGAGAGGAAGTTCCGGCAGGCGGCGGAGCTCAGCCCGGACGCCGCCGAGCCCCACATCGCGCTGTCGGTGGTGGCCCACGAACGCGGAGACCTCGCCGGGGCGGCGACCGAGGCCGAGGCGGCGCTCAGGATCAGCCCGACCAACGCCCAGGCCCTGTTCCTGCGCTACGACGCCTACCGGCTGCAGGGCGACGCCGAGAGGACGGCCGCGGCGCTCGAGGCCCTGCGCCAGTCCGGCACCGCGCCGGCGGCGGCCCAGGAGGTCTTCCGCAAGGGGCTCGACGCACACCGCAGCGGCGACGCCGAGCTCGCGGTGGCGAAGTTCCGGCAGTCGATCGAGCTCGACCCGAGGCTCGCCAACGGCTACGTCATGCTCGCGAGCATTGCCCTCAGGAAGGGCGACGTGGCGCAGGCCGCCGAGTTGGTCGGCAAGGCGCTCGAGATCGAGCCGGGCAACGCCAACGCGCTCAAGGTCCGCTACGACGCGCTGCGCCAGGCCGGCGACGAGGCCGGCGCCAAGCAGGCCCTGGACGCGCTGATCGCGGGCGACCCGGAGTGGGCTGCCACCGAGCTCTACAACCACGCGGTCGAGCTCTACAACGCCGACGAGATGGCGAGCGCCGCCGACGCCTTCGAGCGGGTGATCGCGGCCAAGCCGGAGGACGCGCGGGCCCACTTCCTGCTCGGCATGGCCAAGTACAACATCGGCCAAACCGAGGATGCCAAGACCCACCTGACCAGGTTCCTGGAGCTCGCGCCAGACGACCCCGACGCCGCGCTCGCGCGGGAGATGCTGCGCTACGGCTCGAAGTGA
- a CDS encoding cellulase family glycosylhydrolase gives MTSTIHRRFLSVLFAAFALSAPLVAGAAGGDGVDWWNVPYPEPFDASGIQTTLERIHVEGNRFVDPAGNPVVLYGVNISDPDKLAKQGHWSKAHFQVIKDWGATLVRVTVHPVAWKERGKDEYFKLLDQAVTWASELGLYLNIEWHGIGNLQTEVFQHPMHFTSRQETYNFWRDVSFRYAGVPAVAFYELFNEPTTYREQLGRISWAEWKVIVEQMITIIRAHDPEVIPLVGGFDWAYELRSVGADPIGFAGIGYVTHPYPMKAAQPWEENWEKDWGYVADKYPVMAAEIGFMAAGEPGAHTPVIADEDYGRRITAYFEKKGISWTVWCFDVDWAPQMISDWDYTPTKQGAFFKAYMLERASR, from the coding sequence GTGACCAGCACGATCCATCGCCGTTTCCTGAGTGTCCTCTTCGCCGCTTTCGCGCTGTCGGCTCCGCTCGTGGCCGGCGCCGCCGGAGGGGACGGAGTCGACTGGTGGAACGTACCCTACCCCGAGCCCTTCGACGCCTCGGGCATTCAGACAACGCTCGAGCGCATCCACGTCGAGGGCAACCGCTTCGTCGATCCGGCCGGCAACCCGGTGGTGCTCTACGGGGTCAACATCTCCGACCCGGACAAGCTCGCCAAGCAGGGTCACTGGAGCAAGGCCCACTTCCAGGTGATCAAGGACTGGGGCGCCACCCTGGTCCGGGTCACGGTCCACCCGGTGGCCTGGAAGGAGCGCGGCAAGGACGAGTACTTCAAGCTGCTCGACCAGGCCGTGACCTGGGCCTCGGAGCTCGGCCTGTACCTCAACATCGAGTGGCACGGCATCGGCAACTTGCAGACCGAGGTCTTCCAGCACCCGATGCACTTCACGAGCCGGCAGGAAACCTACAACTTCTGGCGGGACGTCTCCTTCCGCTATGCCGGCGTCCCGGCGGTCGCCTTTTACGAGCTGTTCAACGAGCCGACGACCTACCGCGAGCAGCTCGGGCGGATCAGCTGGGCCGAGTGGAAGGTCATCGTCGAGCAGATGATCACCATCATCCGCGCCCACGACCCCGAGGTGATCCCGCTGGTCGGCGGCTTCGACTGGGCCTACGAGCTGAGGAGCGTCGGCGCCGACCCGATCGGGTTTGCGGGCATCGGCTACGTCACCCACCCCTACCCGATGAAGGCGGCCCAGCCCTGGGAGGAGAACTGGGAGAAGGACTGGGGCTACGTCGCCGACAAGTACCCGGTGATGGCGGCCGAGATCGGGTTCATGGCCGCAGGCGAGCCCGGCGCGCACACCCCGGTGATCGCGGACGAGGACTATGGCCGGCGGATCACGGCCTACTTCGAAAAGAAGGGGATCTCGTGGACGGTCTGGTGCTTCGACGTGGACTGGGCGCCGCAGATGATCTCGGACTGGGACTACACCCCGACGAAGCAGGGCGCGTTCTTCAAGGCGTACATGTTGGAGAGGGCTTCACGCTGA
- a CDS encoding cellulase family glycosylhydrolase, whose translation MLESSEGLVRAIAGLVVALLLSVLTAEAASTASVAAAPSAVSVGQAAEATSDGFRVVGRHLYDRCGEKVVLRGINKMIIWMDIDGVPSCREIAKTGANSVRMVWLMSGTPAELDTAITNCVKEGLIPLIELHDGIGDWSMLPALVDWWTSSEVLAVVARHRRHLLINIGNEVGDASVTDDEFREGYREAVGRMRAAGIHVPLVIDGTDWGKNIDVLQSEGPALIAADPDHNLIFSIHMWWPRRWGYTAQTVIDELAESVALELPLMVGEFGNRWDMTPSGEIPYLTILEQTDLDDIGMFPWEWGPGNNPQTWLDMTSDSTYDTLFGWGLEASVTDEHSIANTAVRPYSMVTGRCASPEIRRPGGRWVP comes from the coding sequence ATGCTGGAGTCGTCGGAGGGTCTGGTGCGCGCCATCGCCGGCCTCGTCGTCGCGCTGCTTCTCTCGGTGCTCACCGCCGAGGCGGCATCGACCGCCTCGGTCGCGGCCGCGCCGTCGGCTGTCAGCGTGGGGCAGGCAGCCGAAGCGACGAGCGACGGCTTCCGGGTCGTTGGCCGCCACCTCTACGACCGCTGCGGCGAGAAGGTCGTGCTGCGCGGCATCAACAAGATGATCATCTGGATGGACATCGACGGCGTGCCCTCGTGCCGCGAGATCGCGAAGACCGGCGCCAACTCGGTGCGCATGGTCTGGCTGATGAGCGGCACCCCGGCGGAGCTCGACACGGCGATCACCAACTGCGTCAAGGAAGGCCTGATTCCGCTGATCGAGCTGCACGACGGTATTGGCGACTGGTCGATGCTCCCCGCGCTGGTCGACTGGTGGACCTCGTCCGAGGTCCTCGCTGTCGTCGCCAGGCACCGGCGCCACCTGCTGATCAACATCGGCAACGAGGTCGGTGATGCGAGCGTGACCGACGACGAGTTCCGCGAGGGCTACCGGGAGGCGGTGGGGCGGATGCGCGCCGCCGGGATCCACGTGCCGCTGGTCATCGACGGCACGGACTGGGGCAAGAACATCGACGTGCTGCAGTCGGAAGGCCCGGCGCTGATCGCCGCCGACCCGGACCACAACCTCATCTTCTCGATCCACATGTGGTGGCCGCGGAGGTGGGGCTACACCGCGCAGACGGTGATCGACGAGCTCGCCGAGTCGGTGGCGCTGGAGCTGCCGCTGATGGTCGGCGAGTTCGGCAACCGCTGGGACATGACGCCCTCGGGTGAGATTCCCTACCTGACCATCCTCGAGCAGACCGACCTTGACGACATCGGCATGTTCCCCTGGGAGTGGGGCCCCGGCAACAACCCCCAGACCTGGCTCGACATGACCAGCGACAGCACCTACGACACGCTCTTCGGCTGGGGGCTCGAGGCGTCGGTGACCGACGAGCACAGCATCGCCAACACCGCGGTGCGGCCCTACTCGATGGTCACGGGGAGGTGCGCGTCACCCGAGATCAGGAGGCCGGGGGGGAGGTGGGTGCCCTAG
- a CDS encoding SDR family oxidoreductase: MRLAIDLQGRVAVVTGASGELGRVIARTLGRAGAAVAVHYHRGQGRAAALLEELRSSGVRAIAVQADVTSLESVEAMRDAVAAELGPADVIVANAVIQYHWQPVLDQPVEDFASQFASCVLHSVHLVKAFAPGMIARGRGRVIGINTECAMQCFETQSAYAAGKRGMDGLFRVLARELGPHGITVNQVAPGWMVSDRHRSAGTERQPEYEAAVPLRRRGTDQDVANAVALLASDLAGFITGAFIPVCGGNVMPAI; this comes from the coding sequence ATGAGGCTCGCGATTGATCTGCAAGGACGGGTGGCCGTGGTGACCGGGGCGAGCGGCGAGCTCGGCCGGGTGATCGCCCGCACGCTGGGGAGGGCCGGCGCCGCAGTGGCGGTGCACTACCACCGCGGGCAGGGGCGGGCCGCGGCCCTGCTCGAGGAGCTGCGGTCGAGCGGGGTACGGGCGATCGCCGTCCAGGCGGACGTCACGTCGCTGGAGTCGGTCGAGGCGATGCGCGACGCGGTGGCGGCCGAGCTCGGGCCCGCCGACGTCATCGTCGCCAATGCGGTCATCCAGTACCACTGGCAGCCGGTCCTCGACCAACCGGTCGAGGACTTCGCGAGCCAGTTCGCCTCGTGCGTCCTGCACAGCGTCCACCTGGTGAAGGCTTTCGCGCCCGGCATGATCGCACGCGGCCGCGGCCGGGTGATCGGCATCAACACCGAGTGCGCGATGCAGTGCTTCGAGACCCAATCCGCCTACGCCGCCGGCAAGCGCGGGATGGACGGGCTCTTTAGGGTGCTGGCGCGCGAGCTCGGCCCGCACGGCATCACGGTCAATCAGGTGGCGCCGGGCTGGATGGTCTCCGACCGCCACCGCAGCGCGGGCACCGAGCGTCAGCCGGAGTACGAGGCGGCCGTCCCGCTGCGGCGGCGCGGCACCGACCAGGACGTCGCGAACGCCGTCGCGCTTCTGGCCTCTGACCTCGCCGGCTTCATCACCGGCGCCTTCATCCCGGTGTGCGGCGGCAACGTCATGCCGGCGATATGA
- a CDS encoding ROK family protein, with amino-acid sequence MGEGTIIGVDLGGTKVRVGAVAGGRVARAVSRPISGQAAEQVVLEEIASAIAELHDEQVVGIGCGVPSVVDVATGTVFEVENIPSWKRVPLKAVLERRFSVPTYVNNDANAFAVGEHVFGKGRAYRDLVGLTLGTGLGTGVIIGGLLHSGRNCCAGEIGAMPHKGLTLEDWCAGRFFLREGGVSGGEAHERARSGDAAAIALFERFGRELAEAVMIVCCAYDPEAVILGGSIAAAFDLFEAPMRAGLAAFAYPHVIERLVIEASELADAAVLGAAALYVDAMTAGGGTGATA; translated from the coding sequence GTGGGCGAGGGAACCATCATCGGGGTCGACCTCGGCGGCACCAAGGTCAGGGTCGGCGCGGTCGCGGGTGGCAGGGTCGCCCGCGCCGTCAGCCGGCCGATTTCCGGCCAGGCCGCCGAGCAGGTGGTGCTCGAGGAGATCGCGTCCGCGATCGCCGAGCTCCATGACGAGCAGGTGGTCGGCATCGGCTGCGGCGTGCCGAGCGTGGTCGACGTCGCGACGGGAACCGTGTTCGAGGTCGAGAACATCCCGTCCTGGAAGCGGGTGCCGCTGAAGGCGGTGCTCGAGCGGCGCTTCTCCGTGCCGACGTACGTCAACAACGACGCCAACGCCTTCGCCGTCGGCGAGCACGTGTTCGGCAAGGGGCGGGCGTACCGCGACCTGGTCGGGCTGACGCTCGGCACCGGCCTCGGGACCGGCGTGATCATCGGCGGCCTCCTGCACAGCGGCCGTAACTGCTGTGCCGGCGAGATCGGCGCCATGCCGCACAAGGGCCTCACGCTCGAGGACTGGTGCGCCGGCCGCTTCTTCCTGCGCGAGGGCGGGGTGTCGGGGGGCGAGGCCCACGAGCGGGCGCGCTCCGGTGACGCGGCGGCGATCGCGCTCTTCGAGCGCTTCGGCCGCGAGCTCGCCGAGGCGGTGATGATCGTCTGCTGCGCCTACGACCCCGAGGCCGTGATCCTGGGCGGATCGATCGCGGCGGCGTTCGACCTCTTCGAAGCGCCGATGCGGGCAGGGCTCGCCGCCTTCGCCTACCCGCACGTGATCGAGCGGCTGGTCATCGAGGCGAGCGAGCTCGCGGACGCGGCCGTGCTCGGGGCGGCGGCGCTCTACGTCGACGCGATGACCGCGGGCGGCGGGACGGGGGCAACAGCATGA